The sequence below is a genomic window from Candidatus Rokuibacteriota bacterium.
CCTGAACTGGGGCTGGAGGCCGACGTCAGGCCGGAGGAGGAGCTTCTCCTTGGGGTGGTCGTAGGCCTTGGAGGCGCGTCCGTCCTGCCGGGGCTGGCGCGGCTTGTCGCGCCCGGTCGCTCGCCCGCGCTTCTTCCGCACGGTTTTCCTCCTTGCCGGGTCCTGTCTGGCGGCGATTGTAGCAGAAAGCGAAAGGGGGCGGGAATCTCCCGCCCCCGTCTATCGGTGTGCCTGAACGGCTACCGCATCGAGCCGGGGCGCGGGTAGATGTGCTTGCCCGTGGCGTACTGTGACGGCCAGAGGGTCACGTACTTGCCGTCCTGGATCTGCGTGGGGAAGGGGTTCAGCGTTCCCTGACCCGTCGTCGGGTTGAACTTGAGCGGGCCGCTGATCGTCTTGATATCGAGGCCCTTGATCGCCGCGAGCAGCTTGTCACGCTCCAGGGTCCCGGCCTTTTCCAGGGTCGCGCGGACCGTCTCGAAGCCGAAGAAGTGGATCGACGCCCACGGAAAGTCTTCCACCTTGATCCCGGTCTTCTGGAGCAGCTCCTCGAACTCGGCCACGTTGGGGCCGCCCTTGACGCCGGGCATCCAGTAGTTCTCGCCGGTCGCCAGGTTGGCGTTCTTCGCCCCGACGGCTTCGCGGAACGCGGCGCCGTGGTGGATGTAGTGGAACTGACGCGGGTTCACCCCCTGCTCCAGGGCCTGCTTGTGGAAGGCGATCTCCCGGGGCGGGAAGGCTGCCACATAGACGATGTCGGGGTCCGCAGCCTTGATCTTGGCCAGGATCGGGGTGAAGTCCTGGGTGGCGACGGGGAAGTACTCCTCGACGACGACCTTGAGCCCGATCTCCTTGGCCTTCGGGATTGAGCCCGAGCCGACCTCCTTCGGGTGCGGCGTGTCCTCGATGACGAAGGCGATGCTCTTCGCCTTCCCCTCGGCTTTCAGCATGTCGAAGTAGTGGTAGGACCACTTGGGGCCATCGTCGATCACGCCCACGAGCCACTTGAACCCGCGACGGAAGATCGGCGAGGCGTTGGCCTCCAGCGCGATGAACGGGATCTGGTGCTTCTCGCCCACGGTGGACGCCTGGGCCGTGATGGGGCTCGAGTAGGGGCCCAGGAGGACGTGGACTTTATCCTCCGTCACCAGCTTCTCGTAGAGCCGGGCGGAGTCCGGGGGCTTGGAGGTGTCGTCATAGATGATGAACTTGACCGGAAGCTTTCGGCCGTACTCCTTCACCATGATGCCGCCCTTGGCGTTCACCATCTCGGCCCAGTTCTCCATCATCTTCTTGAACGGACCGACCTCTGCGGACATGGGGCCGGTGGCGGCGATGGTGGCCCCCACCAGGATGGCATCGGGAGCCTTCGCCTGGGAGGCTGCGTTCTGGACGGAACCGGCGAGCAGGACCAGGGAAAGCGCCAGGAGAAGAGCAGGCGCAACGAGCCGGCGTGTCCTCATCGGTGTTCCCTCCTTGAGCGTGGCACGACTCTAGTGGAAGTTCCGAGCCGCGTCAAGGATTTTCGGCCGCAGAGCCGGCCAGCTCAATCGAGCGCCGCGATGCCCTCGATCTCGAGCAGGCAGCCGTCCTCGGTATCCCAGAGGTCTTTGACCTCGGCGAGCGTCATGGCCGGGAAGTGCTTGCCGAAGTACTCGCGGTAGACGGCGCCGATGGCATTGGCTTTGGCGCGGTAGTCGGCCTTGTCCAGAACATAGATCGTAAGCTTGACGATGTCCTGCAGCGTCCCGCCCCGGGACTCCACCACCGTCTTCAGGTTCTCGCAGACCTGCCTGAACTGGGCCACCACGTCCCCCTTGCCGATCAGGTTGCCGTCCCGGTCCCTGGCCACCTGACCGGCGAGAAAGAGAGTGCGGCCGCCGCGGACCTCGAACGCATGGGAAAAGCCAACCGGTTTCATGAGCGTCGGCGGGTTCACCGCTTCCTTTGGCATCGCGTCTCCTCCTATCCGAACGGATTCCAGGTGATCACGCGTTTGGGAGCGATCTTGTAAATGCGGCGGACTTCGCCCGGAAAGCGCCAGCTTGCCGGGTACCTCTCCTTTCCCAGGTATCGGCGGGCCAGCCTGTCCAGATGCTCGTCGGCGCCCTCTTCGGTAATCTCCACGACGGCCCCGCGGATGGCGAGGTAGCGATTGGGGTTGTCCGGATCGGGAATTTCGAGGGCGACATGGCGCCGCGCTTCCATGTTCCGGTCCTTCTGTCGGCCCTTCGCCGAGTTGATCAGGAGGTATTGACCGTCGTAGTCCACCCAGACGGGCGTGACGTGCGGCGTTCCGTCCGCCATCTGGGTGGCCAGGTGGCCATAGGCTTTCTTCCGGAACAGGTCGAGAAACTCGTCGGGAATCGGCCCCACCCGCGGCTGCCGCTGCCGCCACGCGTCGTAGCGCGCGATGAACGCCGGATCCATCTGCTTCAGGCGGTTGTAACCGACCCGCGTGCTCCGCGTCATCAGCCGGTAGGTAAAGGGGATGGGCTCCAGATGCAAATAGTTCTGGACATGTTCGAGCCAGATCAGGCTCTGGTAGGCCGCCTCCTGGAACCGGTCCACGGCGGGCTTTCGCGCCTGCTCAAAGGCGGCGAGCGCGGCCTCGACCGGTCCATGCTCCCGGAAACACGCCGCGAGGGCCACCGCGTCCTCGAGGGCCAGCTTGGTCCCGGAGCCGATGGAGAAGTGCGCGGTGTGGAGGGCATCCCCGATGAGCACCACGCGCCGATGGCTCCACCGCTTGTTCTTGATCAGGGGGAAGTTGACCCACTTGAAGAAGTCCTTCGAGAGCAAGGGCTGGCCCGCGAGGTCCGGCTTGAAGACCTCGGCCAGATACGCGCAGGTCTCATCGGCGGACATCCGGTCGAAGCCCGCCCGCGCCCAGGTCTCCGGCGGGCACTCCACGATGAAGGTGCCGGTCGTCGGGCTGAACCGGTACGCGTGGGCGATGAAGAGACCGGCGTCGGTCTCCCGGAAGATCATCGTGAGGCCATCGAACACCCGCGCGGTCCCGAGCCAGACGTACCTGTTCTGGCGGAGGTCCACGGACGGCAGGAAGAAGTCGCTGTACGTCCGCCGCACCAGGCTGTTGGCGCCGTCGGCACCGACGAGCAGATCGCACGCACCCAGCCGGGCGACGTCCGAAACGGTCGTGTGAAAGCGGAGCTCGACGCCGAGGTCGAGGCAGCGCTTGTGGAGGATATTCAGGAAGGCGATCCGGGCGATCCCGTGAAACTGGTTGCCCCGCACCGTGACCGTCTGCGTCCGGTGGACGACATCCACGTTGTCCCAGCTTTCGGCGCTCCTCAGGGTGGCGGCGTAGGTCTCTTCATCGTGGTCTTTCAGGACCAGGAGCGTCTGCTCGGAAAACACGATCCCCCAGCCGAACGTGTCGTTCGGTCCATCGCGCTCCACTATCGTGATGCCATGGGCCGGGTCCAGTTTCTTCATGAGCAGGGCAAAGTAGAGCCCGGCTGGTCCCGCGCCGACGATGACGATTTTCATGCCCGTGGCCCTGTCGCAGGCGCTCGCTGGGAGCGATTATAACCCGGCTCCGGCTGGCCGGGCCCTTGCGCTGCGGCTGTTTGGGGCTCTTTCGCCGGCAGCCCAACGGCTTCGTCGGCACTGGTTAGGAAAGACAGGCGGCCTCGCTGAGCCATGGCGCAGGGCCGCGGGCCCGAGGCCCCGCCTGGAAGTGATGGATCGTCTGCCTCGTTCCCGTTGACAGCCTTCGATGGGGCTGGTATGTATAGACATCATTACAACAGTCATGCTCGCCAGCGCCGGCCTCCCCAGGTATCTACAGATCGCCGAGGCCCTCCGCTCCCGGATCCGGCAGGGCGTGTGGACCGCGCGGACGCGAATCCCTTCCGAGCACGCGCTCTGTGCCGAGTTCAGGGTCAGCCGGCCCACCGTCCGGCAGGCGCTGGACGTGCTGCTCCGGGAAGGCTTCATTACGCGCGAGCACGGGCGGGGCACGTTCGTCTCGCCCCTGGGCGCGCTCCCCCAGAAGTTCCGCGTCATCGGCTCTGTGGAGGATATGCTGGCCCTGGGCGAAGAGACGTGGTTCAAGCCGCTCGCGCGCGAAGTGGTCCCCGCGCCTGCGGCCATCGCCCACGCGCTCCAGCTCGCCCCGGGAGCCCCGGTTGTGAGGGTGACCGGAGTCCGGTGCGCCGAGGCGACGCCCTTCCAGCACGTGACGGCCTACCTCCCCGAGGCCATCGGCCGCGTCATCCTGGACGAGGACCTGACGAAAACCTCGGTGATCGGCACGGTGGAGCGCAAGCTCGGCATCGCGGTCAAGTACCTGGAGCAGGTCGTGGACGTGGCGCTTGCGCCCCGAGCCGTCGCCGACCTCGTGGGAGTCCCCCGCCGCACGCCGCTGCTCAACTTCCGGCGGACATACTTTACGCACGGGGGCGAGCCGGTGGAGCACGCCGTCACCTACCATATCGGCCCACGCTACCCCTACAAGCTGGTGCTCCTCCGGACGGAGCCCAAAGGATGAGGGCGAGAGAGGTCCGGGCGTGGAGCGTCGCCTTCCCGGCCAGGATGCCGGTACCGTCTCAAGGTCGAGCACCGAGGGTGGGCTGATGGCGGTCCGGGTCGGATTCGACGTAGGCGGCACGTTCACCGACTTCGCGCTCCAGACTGCCACCGGAGAGCTTCTGACCGGGAAACGCCTCACCACGCAGCCCGACCCGTCCGAGGCGTGCCTGGAAGGGCTCGAGGAGCTCCTGGCCCGGGCGGGCGTGTCCTGGAGCGAGCTGGGCCAGGCGGTCCACGGCACGACTCTCGGCTCCAATGTCCTCATCGAGCGGAAGGGACGGGACGTCGCCCTGATCACCACCCGCGGATTTCGCGACGTCCTGATCATCGGCAGGGAGAAGCGGCATCAGGTCTACGACCTCCAGATCGAGAAGCCCGCGCCGCTGATTCCCCGCCGGCTCATCCGCGAGGTCACGGAGCGCGTCCTTTCCGATGGCTCGGTGCGTGCTCCCCTCGACGCGGCGGAGACCCGTCAGGTCGTCCGCGAGCTGGTGGGGCGGGGCGTCACCAGCATCGCGGTCTGCCTCCTCCACAGCTACGTGAACCCGGCGCACGAGCGCCGGGTGGCCGAGCTGATCCGGGAGGAGGCTCCGCACGTGGCGGTGAGCCTCTCGCACGAAGTCTCGCCCACCTTCCGGGAGTACGAGCGCACGAGTACGACCGTCGTCAACGCGTACGTCATGGGGGCGGTGGCTGAGTATCTGAAGCGGCTTCGCGCCGAGATGCGACGGCGGGGCTGGCGGGGGAGGCTCTTCGTGATGCAGTCGTCGGGGGGGATCGCAACCGCCGAAGCCATGGCGAAGTACCCGGTCCGCATCATCGAGTCGGGTCCGGCGGCCGGAGCCCTCATGGCCGCCACCTACGGCGAGCTGACCGGCTACCGGGACCTGATCGCCCTCGACATGGGCGGGACCACCGCCAAGCTGGCGCTGATCGAGAAGGGGCGGCCCGGTACGACGGGCCTCTTCGAGGTCCACAGGGTGAACCTGGTGCCGGGGAGCGGGATCCCGATCAGCATCCAGGCACTGGACCTCGTGGAGATCGGTGCCGGCGGCGGCTCGATCGCGAAGGTCCAGGGCGGAGTGATCGCGGTTGGGCCCGAAAGCGCCGGCTCGACGCCCGGGCCCGCCTGCTACGGCCGGGGTGGAGAGGCCCCCACGGTGACAGACGCCAACCTCGTCCTCGGCTATCTCAATCCCGACGAGTTCGCCGGGGGTGCCCTCCGGCTCGACCGCGAGGCCGCCCGCCGCGCGATTGAAGCGCGCGTCGCGCGCCTGCTCGGGCTCCCCGTCGAGCTGGCAGCGTGGGGGATCCACCAGATCGTGACCTCCAACATGGAGCTGGCGACCCGGGTGGTGTCCATCGAGCGCGGTCGGGACCCTCGCGACCTGACCTTCATCGCCTTCGGCGGGGCGGGGCCGATCCACGGCTGCCGGATGGCGCGGGCCCTGGGGGTCCCACGGGTGATCCTTCCCGCCGCGGCAGGGGTGACAGCGGCGATCGGGCTTCTGGCGGCAGAAGTCAAGTTTGACGTCGCGGGAACATACATCCGCCGGCTCGAAGATGTAGACCTCGAACGGTTGAACGCGATCTACCGGGAGATGGAGGCACAGGCGGTGGCGGTGATCCGCGAGTCCACCGGAACCGGTGAGGTGGCGGTGGTGCGAAGCGCGGACCTGCGCTATCTGGGCCAGGGCTACGAGCTGAGCGTGCCCGCGCCGTCCGGCACGCTGGAGGCGGGAGCGCTGAGCCGGCTCCGCAGGGCGTTCGACGAGACCTACGCGGCCCGCTACGGCTACGCCAGTCCCGGAGAGCCCGCGGAGATCGTGAACTGCAAGCTCGCGGCGATCGGCACCGGGCCCCGCGTCGGCCTCCCCAAGTTCGACCGCCGCGCGGGTGGCCTGGAGGCTGCGCTGAAACATCGGCGCCGCGCGTACTTCCCCGAAGCCGGCGGGTTTGTCGAGTGCCCCGCGTTCGACCGGTACCGGCTCTCGCCCGGGCTCGAGCTCGCGGGGCCCGCCATCATCGAGGAGCGCGAGTCCACCACGCTCCTGCCGCCGGGCGCGCGCGCCCGGGTGGATGAGTACGGCAGCCTGATCGCGGAGGTCGCGCCGTGAGCCAGCGGGTCGACCCGATCACGCTCGGAGTGATCTGGGGCGCGCTCCACTCCATCGCGGTCGAGATCGGGACGACGGTCCACAGGGCCGCGTACTCGGAGCAGGCGCGCGAGGGGCAGGACTTCTCCGTCGCGGTCTTCGACCGCCAGGGGCGGATGGTCGCCCAGGGCCCGTACAGCCCCGGCCACATGGGGGCGATGTCCTTCGCCGTGAAGAACGCGCTCGCGGCCCACCCGGTGGCGACGCTCGGGCCCGGAGACGCCATCCTGCTCAACGACCCGCTCCTCGGCTCGGGCCATCTCCCGGACTTTTTCATCACGCAGCCGGTCTTCTCGGATGACAAGCTGGTCGGTTTCGTGGTGAACATCGTCCACCACACCGACGTGGGCGGCCAGCGCCCCGGGAGCCAAGGGGTGGTCGGGATTTTCGATTACTACCAGGAAGGCCTCAGGATTCCGCCGGTCAAGGTCTGGCAGCGATACGCCGAGCAGAAGGGGATCCTCGACATCATCGCTGCCAACACGAGAACTCCTGAAAAAGTTTTGGGCGACCTCCGGGCCCAGCGGAGTGCCCTCAGGGTTGGTGAGGTGAGGCTTCAGGAGCTGGCGGCGCGCTACGGGACCGACACCCTCTTCGCGGGGATGGAGGAGATCCTGGACCGGACAGAGGCCACCCTGCGCCGAGCGATCCGCGAGATCCCCGACGGCACCTACTGCTTCGAGGATTCCCTCGACGACTACGGCCCCGGCACCGACCCGCTCCGGGTCTCTGTGACGGTGTCCGTAAACGGAGACGCGATCACCGTCGACTACGCGGGCTCGAGCCCGCAGACGCCCTCCGGCCTCAACAGCTACATCAACTACACCCGCTCCTACTCCTACGCGGCCATCAAGTGCCTGGCCGACCCCTACGGCCCGATGAACGAGGGGGCGCTTCGCCCGATCACGGTGGACGCGCCGCGCGGCTCGTTCCTCAACCCGCGCCCGCCTGCCGGAGGTGGCCCGCGCGCCATCATCTGCTACCGGGACTTCGAGGCCGTGATCGGCGCGCTGGCGCCGGCGCTCCCCAGGCGAGTCGTCGCGGCCGCCTCGCACTTCGCCAACCCCACGTTCGGCGGGTTCGACCCGAAGCGGAACCGCCGCTTCGTCGCCTACGAACTGGTCCTCTCCGGGACCGGCGGCCGGGCCGAGAGGGATGGCTGCGAGGCGCTTGCCTCAGCCTTCAACGCCTCCAACATCCCGGTGGAGGCCCAGGAGGCCAGCCACCCGATCATCGTGGAGCGCTTCGAGCTGATCCGGGATTCGGCGGGGCCGGGGAAGTACCGGGGCGGGTGTGGAGTGAGACGGGATATGAAGTTCCTGGCGAGGGAGGGGAAGTTCACGAACCTCACCGAGCGCCAGCGCTTGGCCCCCTACGGGCTCTTCGGCGGCCGCCCGGGGGCCAAAGGACGAACCGTGATCAACCCGGGCCCGGGCGAGCAGGCGGTGCATTCCAAAGAGTCGAGGGAGTTCGCCTACGGCGATGTGATCAGCTTTCAGCAGCCGGGAGCCGGCGGTTTCGGAGATCCGCTGGAGCGGGATCCGGCCCAGGTGCTCGAAGACATCCTCGACGACTACGTCTCGATCGAACAGGCCCGCGACGCCTACGGCGTGGTCATCGACCCGGCGACGCTGACGCTGGACCTGGCCGCCACCGAGCGCCTGAGGGCCCGGATGCGCCAGCCCGGGCCACCGCCGGTGGTGCTGCGCTAGGGAGGAGAAGCCTTCTCAAGACAAGGAGGGTGAGTGATGGCCCAGCACAAGTTTCTTCTGGACGAGAAGGATCTTCCCGCGCGGTGGTACAACATCCAGGCTGACCTCCCGGCTCCGCTCCCGCCTGTCATCCATCCGGGAACCCTGAAGCCCATTGGCCCCCAGGACCTCGCCCCGCTCTTCCCGATGGAACTGATCAAGCAGGAGGTGAGTCAGGAGCGGTGGATCGATATCCCCGAGCCTGTGCGCGAGATCTACCGCCTCTGGCGGCCGTCTCCCCTCCACCGCGCTTATCGCCTGGAAAAGATGCTGGATACCCCGGCGCACATCTACTACAAGTGGGAGGGCGTAAGCCCGGCTGGAAGTCACAAGCCCAACACCGCGGTAGCCCAGGTCTACTTCAACAAGGAGGCGGGGGTACGGCGAATCACCACCGAGACCGGTGCAGGGCAGTGGGGCAGCGCCCTGGCCATGGCGTGCCGGTTCTTCGACCTCGATTGCAAGGTCTACATGGTAAAGATCAGCTACGAGCAGAAGCCCTACCGGCGGGTCATGATGGAGACCTGGGGGGCCAAGGTCGTGGCGAGCCCCAGCACCGACACCAACGCCGGGCGGGGAATCCTGGCCAAGGACCCAGATTCGCCCGGAAGCCTGGGCATCGCGATCTCGGAGGCAGTCGAGGACGCTGCCAAGCGGGAAGACACCAAGTACTCGCTGGGCTCGGTACTGAACCACGTGCTCCTCCACCAGACCGTGATCGGCCAGGAGACCAAGAAGCAGTTCGAGCTGGCCGGGGAGGGCCCCGACATCCTCGTCGGGTGCATCGGCGGCGGGTCCAGCTTCGCGGGCTTCACCTTCCCCTTCCTGGCCGATAAGCTCGCCGGCCGGGCTGAGAACCTCCGGGTCATCGCGGTCGAGCCCATGGCCTGCCCGAGCCTCACCAAGGGCCTCTATATCTACGACTTCGGAGACACGGCGCGGACGACCCCGCTCATCAAGATGTATACCCTGGGGCACTCCTTCATCCCGGCCCCGATCCACGCCGGCGGGCTCCGCTACCATGGCATGGCACCGCTGGTCTGCACCCTCTATGACCAGAAGATCATCGAGTGCGAGGCTGTCCACCAGATCCCAACCTTCGAGGCCGCGGTCACCTTCGCCCGGGCTGAGGGGATCGTGCCGGCACCCGAGCCCTCCCACGCGATCCGGGTGGTGATCGACGAGGCGCTCCGATGCAAGGGCGCAGGGCAGAAGAAGGTGATCGCCTTCAACCTCTGCGGCCACGGCCACTTCGACCTGGGCGCCTACGAGAAGTTCCTGGCGGGCAAGCTGGAGGACTTCGAATACCCGGCCGAGAAAGTCAGGGAGGCCCTGGCCGGGGTGCCTCAGGTGCCCGCGTGAAGGGGGGCTGGACGCGTTCGGCGCATGACGATGAATAGGAGCGCGGGGAGGTTCCGAAGGGGGGCGTAGCCCCCCTCCGAGGAAATGGAGTTCCGGCTGACCGAGGCCCAGGAGTTCTTCCGGCGGACGGTGGCCAAGTTCGTCGACGCCGAGATCGCGCCGGTGGCGGACGACCTGGACGCCAAGGGCGAGTTCCCGCTGGCGCTGTTCAGGCGGCTCGGTGAGCTCGGCTACTTTGGCCTCCGCTACCCCGAGGAGTACGGCGGCACGGGGACCGACATGGTGACCTACTGCCTCTGGGCAGAGGAGCTGGCGCGGGGGTCCATGTCCCTCGCCGCGGCGGCCTGCATGCAGTCGCTCATGGGGACCTACTTCGTCTTCAAGTATGGCAGCGACGCGCAGCGGGAGAAGTACCTGGTCCCCGCGCTCCGCGGGGAGAAGATCGGGACCTTCGCGCTGACCGAACCCAACGCCGGCTCCGACGTCGCCAACATCACCACCTTCGCCGAAAAGACGGGCGACAGCTACACCCTCCGCGGAACCAAGACCTGGGTCACCAACGCGCCGGTGGCCGACTTCCTCACCGTGGCGGCCAAGACCTCGAGGGAGCGCGGGATGAAGCACATCGCCCTCTTCCTCGAGGATCGCCGCGAGATGCCCGGCGTGACCCTGGGCAAGAAGATCGAGAAGCTCGGCGTCCGCGCCTCCGACACCGGCGAGATCATTCTGGAGGACGTCGCGGTGCCGCAAACCTACCTGCTGGGCGGTGAGACCGGTGGGGTTGAGAAGGTGGGGGGGGTTCTGTCGGAGATCCGGGTGATGACGGCCGCGCTCTCCGTCGGCCTGGCCCGGGCGGCCTATGAGGCCGCGCTCAAGTACTCGCGGGAGCGGGTCGCCTTCGGCAAGCCCATCGGCGAGCACCAGGCGATTGCCTTCAAGCTGGCTGACATGCTGACCTCGATCCATGCGGCCACGCTCATGACCTACCAGGCGGCCTGGTGTCTCGACCAGGGGCTGCCGGTCACGCGGGAGGCGGCCATGGCCAAGCTCTTCGCGTCAGAGGCCGCCAACAAGGTGGCCGATGAGGCCTCGCGCATCTTTGCCAGCTACGGGTTCGCGATGGAGTACCCGGCTCAGCGCTACTTCCGGGACGCGCGCTTCCTGCTCCTGGGCGGCGGCACCTCGGAGATCCTGCGCGTCATCATCTCCCGGGACCTCGACCGCCCCGCCACGCTGGGAGCCACGCAGGGACCATAGGAGCGGAGCATGACGATTGCGCGGGGGTTCTCGCTGGAGGCCAAGTACCGCCAGGAAGAAGGGGTGGTCTTTCTCTCGGGAATCCAGGCGCTGGTCCGGTTGCCGCTCGACCAGCACCGCGCCGACAAGCGCCGCGGGCTCAACACCGCCACGCTGATCTCGGGGTATCGCGGCTCCCCCCTCGGCGGCCTTGACATTCTCCTCGAGCGTAACCGGGACCTCCTGCGGGAGCATCACGTGGTCTTCATCTCGGGCCTCAACGAGGACCTGGGGGCGACGGCGGTCTTCGGCAGCCAGCTCGCCAACCTCTTCCCCAGACCCAGGTACGACGGCGTGCTGGGCATGTGGTACGGCAAAGGTCCGGGGGTAGATCGCAGCGGGGACATCTTCAAGCACGCCAACTTTGCCGGGGTCGGCCGGTACGGCGGCGTCCTCGCTCTCGCCGGAGATGATCCCTTATCCAAGTCGTCCACGCTCCCGATTCACTCTGAAGTCGCCTTCTACGACGCTCTGTTCCCGGTGCTCTTCCCGGGCAGCATTCAGGAGATCCTCGACCTCGGCCGGCTCGGCTTTGAGCTGTCTCGCTACTCCGGGCTCTGGGTGGGCTTCAAGATCGTGACGGACATGGCCGACGGAGTCGGCACGGCAGAGGTGGCGCCCGACCGCGTGGTCATCGCCGATCCCGGATTCACCTACGACGGGCGGCCGTGGCAGCACTCGCAGACCCCCATGTTGCTCCCGCCCTTCGGCCTGGAGCTGGAGCGCGAGATCCACTACGGCCGCCTCGAAGCCGCCAAGGCGTTTGCCGCCTCCCACCCGGTGAACCGGATCACGATCGCGACCCCGGAGGCGTGGCTCGGCATCGTCGCCGCCGGGAAGACCTACTACGACCTCCGCGAGGCGCTCCTCGAGCTGGGGCTCGACGACGAGACCCTGCGCCGCCACGGCATCCGCCTGCTGAAGATCGGGATGCTGTTCCCGATGGAGTCCGGCGTCGTCCGCGAGTTCGCGCACGGGCTGGAGGAGATCCTCGTCGTCGAGGAGAAGCGCGCGTTCGTGGAGCTGTTCATCCGTGACGTCCTCTACAACCAGGCGAACCACCCGCGCGTGGTGGGCAAGCAGGACGTCGAGGGACGTCCGCTCGTCCCGGCGAACGGCGAGCTCGACGCCGACCGCATCGCGCAGATCGTCGCCTCGCGGCTCGAGCGCCGCGTGCACCTCGACTCGGTGACGGCGCGCGTGGCCCTCCTCGAGGCGCTCCGCGAGCGGCCGGCGCCGCTCACGCTGACCCGGCTGCCGTACTTCTGCTCGGGGTGTCCGCACAACC
It includes:
- a CDS encoding acyl-CoA dehydrogenase family protein produces the protein MEFRLTEAQEFFRRTVAKFVDAEIAPVADDLDAKGEFPLALFRRLGELGYFGLRYPEEYGGTGTDMVTYCLWAEELARGSMSLAAAACMQSLMGTYFVFKYGSDAQREKYLVPALRGEKIGTFALTEPNAGSDVANITTFAEKTGDSYTLRGTKTWVTNAPVADFLTVAAKTSRERGMKHIALFLEDRREMPGVTLGKKIEKLGVRASDTGEIILEDVAVPQTYLLGGETGGVEKVGGVLSEIRVMTAALSVGLARAAYEAALKYSRERVAFGKPIGEHQAIAFKLADMLTSIHAATLMTYQAAWCLDQGLPVTREAAMAKLFASEAANKVADEASRIFASYGFAMEYPAQRYFRDARFLLLGGGTSEILRVIISRDLDRPATLGATQGP
- a CDS encoding indolepyruvate ferredoxin oxidoreductase family protein; its protein translation is MTIARGFSLEAKYRQEEGVVFLSGIQALVRLPLDQHRADKRRGLNTATLISGYRGSPLGGLDILLERNRDLLREHHVVFISGLNEDLGATAVFGSQLANLFPRPRYDGVLGMWYGKGPGVDRSGDIFKHANFAGVGRYGGVLALAGDDPLSKSSTLPIHSEVAFYDALFPVLFPGSIQEILDLGRLGFELSRYSGLWVGFKIVTDMADGVGTAEVAPDRVVIADPGFTYDGRPWQHSQTPMLLPPFGLELEREIHYGRLEAAKAFAASHPVNRITIATPEAWLGIVAAGKTYYDLREALLELGLDDETLRRHGIRLLKIGMLFPMESGVVREFAHGLEEILVVEEKRAFVELFIRDVLYNQANHPRVVGKQDVEGRPLVPANGELDADRIAQIVASRLERRVHLDSVTARVALLEALRERPAPLTLTRLPYFCSGCPHNRSTVVPEGSMAGGGIGCHGMVLAMNRNTFGITHMGGEGVQWVGAAPFTGTPHLFQNLGDGTLFHSGSLAIRQAVAAGANVTYKILYNSAVAMTGGQDAAGAMPVPELTRALTAEGVRRVIVMTDEPEKYPRPTRWAGGVEVWHRDRLDEAQRRLRDTAGVTVLIYDQHCAAEKRRLRKRGRLADPGRRVLVNEAVCEGCGDCGQKSNCVSVQPVETEFGRKTQVHQSSCNKDYSCLDGDCPSFVTFTPRGAAATRPRRHVTVDVPLPEPVL